From the genome of Deinococcus sp. AJ005, one region includes:
- a CDS encoding aldolase/citrate lyase family protein, with translation MNSAPLKLKPAAQELVAALHRQLRTRWEALDAPNQPAPATPPDYRAAALPNDLKSRRVELIVEASDLKALDAALNSDADALVLDFDDTFTPTRANVETAYAAVETAANSDKPILARPRALYAVEEHLDFGGPAIAALCDLGVILAARPETPMHIYIPKLETEQEAQLWEDALALAETHLGLEKNAIKVCVQIETYTACLHADALLYALHGRAFGLNAGRWDYVFSLTKRVGAQRGAMPPRNDLTMDLDAMRAYAEALVRVCEARGAQAIGGSAAVAPNAQNPQPTLDAVRADKVREAAQGYVAAWAGLPMLLDSVRGAFGNETSQPLPAETAERTLERLLDLPAPCPLPLNVVQDSIGLALAVFEAWYHGRGVVVRNGRIEDTATAELARAQLWQWVKCEAELEGGDKLTADRYLSERRALADDDTAQVRLLDHLVLAPICPEYFPHAAQLLQPQEATV, from the coding sequence ATGAATTCAGCCCCGCTCAAGCTCAAGCCCGCCGCGCAGGAACTGGTGGCTGCATTGCACCGCCAGCTCAGGACGCGCTGGGAGGCGCTGGACGCCCCTAACCAGCCTGCCCCCGCCACGCCTCCGGACTACCGCGCCGCCGCACTTCCCAACGATCTGAAAAGCCGCCGGGTAGAGCTGATCGTGGAAGCCTCCGATTTGAAGGCGCTGGACGCTGCGCTGAACTCGGATGCAGACGCGCTGGTACTGGATTTTGACGATACCTTCACGCCCACGCGGGCCAATGTGGAAACGGCTTACGCCGCGGTAGAGACGGCGGCGAACAGCGACAAGCCCATCCTGGCCCGGCCCCGCGCACTGTATGCAGTGGAGGAGCATCTGGACTTTGGTGGCCCCGCCATCGCCGCCCTCTGCGATTTGGGCGTCATCCTGGCCGCGCGGCCCGAAACACCCATGCACATCTACATTCCCAAGCTGGAAACGGAACAGGAAGCGCAGTTGTGGGAGGACGCGCTGGCGCTGGCTGAAACGCATCTGGGTCTGGAAAAGAACGCGATTAAAGTCTGCGTCCAGATTGAAACCTACACCGCCTGCCTGCACGCCGACGCGCTGCTGTACGCGCTGCATGGACGGGCGTTTGGCCTGAATGCCGGGCGCTGGGACTACGTCTTTAGTCTGACCAAACGTGTGGGCGCACAGCGCGGAGCCATGCCGCCGCGCAATGACCTGACCATGGATCTGGACGCCATGCGCGCCTATGCCGAGGCACTGGTGCGCGTCTGCGAGGCACGCGGCGCACAGGCCATCGGGGGCAGTGCTGCCGTTGCGCCCAACGCCCAGAACCCCCAGCCCACGCTGGACGCCGTTCGCGCCGATAAGGTGAGGGAAGCCGCGCAGGGCTATGTCGCCGCCTGGGCCGGACTGCCGATGCTGCTGGATTCCGTGCGGGGAGCGTTTGGAAATGAGACTTCCCAGCCACTGCCCGCCGAAACTGCCGAGCGCACGCTGGAGCGCCTGCTGGACCTGCCCGCACCCTGTCCCCTACCGCTGAACGTGGTGCAAGACAGCATCGGCCTCGCACTGGCGGTGTTTGAGGCGTGGTACCACGGACGCGGCGTGGTGGTTCGCAATGGACGCATCGAGGACACGGCCACCGCCGAACTCGCCCGCGCCCAGTTGTGGCAGTGGGTGAAATGTGAGGCAGAGTTAGAAGGCGGGGATAAGTTAACGGCTGACCGTTACCTCTCTGAACGCCGCGCTCTAGCTGACGATGACACCGCTCAGGTCCGTCTGCTGGACCATCTGGTGCTTGCCCCCATCTGCCCCGAGTATTTTCCCCACGCCGCGCAATTGCTTCAGCCCCAGGAGGCCACCGTATGA
- a CDS encoding IclR family transcriptional regulator, translating to MNDTSPPNTRQKTGRARTGDAGSVRTLERGLKVLTSLAELGQASLTQVAKAAGLSASTTYRLLETLRQSGFVEWEERSGLFSVGVRSYQVGAAFAGRNTLMNAAQSEMISLVNDLGETANLAVLRENEAVYVHQVEGRQLVRMFAQLGAGTLLNCSGVGKVLLAWQDEEDVAGRLGEQPYAAFTPNSITTLPTYLKELAKVRTQGFALDDEEREIGVRCMATPLRDHTRQVVASLSISAPTSRFSREQIPAFYERMEAASRAISARLGWTP from the coding sequence ATGAACGACACCTCTCCCCCCAACACCCGCCAGAAGACAGGTCGCGCCCGCACGGGCGACGCGGGCAGCGTGCGGACGCTGGAACGCGGACTGAAGGTGCTGACCTCGCTGGCAGAACTGGGGCAGGCGTCTTTGACGCAGGTGGCCAAGGCGGCGGGATTATCGGCCAGCACCACCTACCGTTTGCTGGAAACCCTGCGCCAGAGCGGTTTTGTGGAGTGGGAGGAACGCAGCGGCCTGTTCAGCGTGGGCGTGCGCTCGTATCAGGTGGGCGCGGCCTTTGCCGGACGCAACACGCTGATGAATGCCGCGCAGTCCGAGATGATCTCGCTGGTCAATGATCTGGGCGAAACTGCCAATCTGGCCGTGCTGCGCGAGAACGAGGCGGTGTATGTGCATCAGGTGGAGGGCCGCCAACTGGTGCGGATGTTCGCGCAACTGGGCGCGGGCACGCTGCTGAACTGCTCTGGCGTGGGCAAGGTATTGCTGGCGTGGCAGGACGAGGAAGATGTGGCCGGGCGGCTGGGAGAACAACCCTACGCCGCCTTCACACCCAATTCGATCACCACGCTGCCCACCTACCTGAAAGAACTGGCGAAGGTGCGCACTCAGGGCTTCGCACTGGACGACGAGGAACGCGAGATCGGCGTGCGCTGCATGGCGACGCCGCTGCGCGACCACACCCGGCAGGTGGTGGCCTCGCTGAGCATCTCCGCGCCCACCTCACGCTTCAGCCGTGAGCAGATTCCGGCGTTCTACGAGCGTATGGAGGCGGCCTCACGCGCGATCTCGGCACGGCTGGGCTGGACGCCGTAA
- a CDS encoding allantoate amidohydrolase: MTASSHPSVSNETVQALSQKIMDACAALACYTEVEGETNRPFLCPTAHQVHEYLTVWADALGMTTYEDAAGNLRSRLAGPTPDAPTLYLASHLDTVPNAGAYDGILGVVMGYAMLEAVKGERLPYAVEVVGFSEEEGVRYGVPFIGSRALVGTVDDMLELRDAAGQSVRDAITNYGLNVEEIGEAQYKGKALGYFEIHAEQGPVLQDQGVSLGVVEGIAGQNRLILNFVGQASHAGTTPMNLRRDALAAATRFAVAAEDVARATPGLVATVGVMQAFPGAMNVIPSEANCTLDIRHAKDEVRLKALEHLIDTAQAVSEERGVTVTITPKMEEKATPMSDTFKALLHRAAEAESLPHPELVSGAGHDAMIMAAHMPSAMLFVRSPNALSHHPDELVLVEDVADALRLSVRFLHLLADENA; the protein is encoded by the coding sequence ATGACCGCCAGTTCACATCCCTCTGTCTCCAACGAAACCGTTCAGGCGCTGAGCCAGAAGATTATGGACGCCTGCGCCGCGCTGGCCTGCTACACGGAAGTGGAGGGCGAGACCAACCGCCCCTTCCTGTGCCCCACGGCGCATCAGGTTCATGAGTATCTGACGGTGTGGGCCGACGCGCTGGGCATGACCACCTATGAGGACGCCGCCGGAAACCTGCGCTCGCGCCTGGCCGGGCCGACGCCGGACGCGCCGACGCTGTATCTGGCCTCTCATCTGGATACCGTGCCGAACGCGGGCGCCTACGACGGGATTCTGGGCGTGGTCATGGGGTACGCCATGCTGGAAGCGGTCAAGGGTGAGCGTCTGCCCTACGCGGTGGAAGTCGTGGGTTTCTCGGAGGAAGAGGGCGTGCGCTACGGCGTGCCCTTTATCGGCAGCCGGGCGCTGGTGGGCACCGTGGACGACATGCTGGAACTGCGCGACGCGGCAGGCCAGAGCGTGCGCGACGCCATCACCAACTACGGCCTGAACGTGGAGGAAATCGGCGAGGCGCAGTACAAGGGCAAGGCGCTGGGTTACTTTGAAATCCACGCCGAGCAGGGGCCGGTCTTGCAGGACCAGGGCGTGTCGCTGGGCGTGGTGGAAGGAATCGCGGGCCAGAACCGCCTGATCCTGAACTTCGTGGGGCAGGCCTCACACGCCGGGACGACACCGATGAACCTGCGCCGCGACGCACTGGCCGCCGCCACCCGCTTCGCCGTGGCTGCCGAGGACGTGGCCCGCGCTACCCCCGGACTGGTGGCCACCGTGGGCGTGATGCAGGCGTTCCCTGGGGCCATGAACGTGATTCCCAGTGAAGCCAACTGCACGCTGGACATCCGCCACGCGAAAGACGAGGTGCGGCTGAAGGCCCTGGAACATCTGATAGACACCGCCCAGGCTGTTTCCGAGGAACGCGGCGTCACCGTCACCATCACGCCCAAGATGGAGGAGAAGGCCACGCCGATGTCGGACACCTTCAAGGCGCTGCTGCACCGCGCCGCTGAAGCCGAAAGCCTGCCGCACCCCGAACTGGTCAGCGGCGCAGGCCATGACGCCATGATCATGGCCGCGCACATGCCGTCCGCCATGCTATTCGTGCGCTCACCCAACGCGCTGAGCCACCA
- a CDS encoding VanW family protein: protein MTSFKFLLISASLTVLGSLLTGCGPAEAEAVTKGPPVMATAVSPTPPAPASATTNADAPAPGKPQPLELRWTVPEPRLLGGQVERPLMNMSASLALSPAQIAQIKEDGTLDAVRQELDGIYTGIDDRQPRDVRFRQVGKDWIGEARTGWKVDRAASEKTVLKAVLGGETRSTLTVALEAPNRSVRWAADKKIGHLASGQSSFAGSPDFRVHNIRTGAERVQGAWVAPGKTFSFNALIGPINSATGFQPGYVVTGNTLSTEDGGGICQVSTTVFRAAFNAGLPITERHEHSYLVGYYEQPGLDAAVYAPSKDLRWKNDTAAPLLVQTAWDLKAETLTVSLFGANDGRTVRISEPAISARKPAPDPTFMVDRALEKGAARRVDMPAAGLKAVITRTVTFTDGKQKKEDFVSRYKAWGGVFAVAPGDDRLR from the coding sequence ATGACCTCATTCAAATTTCTCTTGATCTCTGCCAGCCTGACCGTGCTGGGCAGTCTGCTGACGGGCTGTGGGCCAGCCGAGGCGGAGGCGGTGACCAAAGGACCGCCTGTCATGGCCACTGCTGTTTCCCCAACGCCTCCCGCGCCTGCCTCAGCGACTACAAATGCAGATGCCCCGGCCCCCGGCAAGCCTCAACCGCTAGAACTGCGCTGGACGGTGCCGGAACCGCGTCTGTTGGGCGGACAGGTGGAGCGTCCGCTAATGAACATGTCGGCCAGCCTTGCACTGTCGCCCGCACAGATTGCCCAGATCAAGGAGGACGGCACGCTGGACGCCGTCCGGCAGGAGTTGGATGGGATATATACCGGAATCGATGACCGGCAACCGCGCGATGTCCGCTTCCGTCAGGTGGGCAAGGACTGGATCGGCGAGGCCCGTACCGGCTGGAAAGTGGACCGTGCAGCCAGCGAGAAGACCGTCCTGAAAGCGGTGCTGGGCGGCGAGACGCGCAGCACGCTGACGGTTGCGCTGGAAGCCCCGAACCGTAGTGTGCGCTGGGCCGCCGATAAGAAGATCGGTCATCTGGCAAGCGGTCAGTCCAGTTTCGCGGGCAGCCCCGATTTCCGGGTGCATAACATCCGTACGGGCGCGGAGAGGGTGCAGGGCGCGTGGGTTGCGCCGGGCAAAACATTCAGCTTCAACGCCCTGATCGGGCCGATCAACTCGGCGACTGGCTTTCAGCCTGGTTACGTGGTCACGGGCAACACCCTCTCCACCGAGGACGGCGGCGGTATCTGCCAGGTCAGCACCACCGTCTTCCGCGCGGCCTTCAACGCCGGGCTGCCCATCACCGAACGCCACGAGCATTCCTATCTGGTGGGCTATTACGAGCAACCGGGCCTGGACGCCGCCGTGTACGCCCCCAGCAAGGATCTGCGCTGGAAGAACGACACCGCCGCGCCACTGCTGGTGCAGACCGCCTGGGATTTGAAGGCCGAGACATTGACGGTCAGTTTGTTTGGAGCGAATGACGGACGCACGGTCAGGATTTCCGAACCGGCCATCAGCGCCCGCAAACCCGCCCCCGATCCAACATTCATGGTGGACCGCGCCTTAGAAAAGGGAGCGGCACGGCGCGTCGATATGCCTGCCGCCGGGCTGAAGGCCGTCATCACGCGCACTGTGACCTTCACAGACGGAAAGCAGAAAAAAGAGGATTTCGTCAGCCGGTACAAGGCGTGGGGCGGCGTATTCGCAGTGGCTCCAGGGGATGACCGGCTGCGGTAA
- the aceB gene encoding malate synthase A, whose amino-acid sequence MSNAATSSNTAEGLKFLAPVSDQQREVLTPEALAFVTELHRRFEPRRRELMQARVDRQARLDAGELPDFLPETREIREGDWKIAPLPGDLQDRRVEITGPVDRKMIINALNSGARVFMADFEDASSPTWDNMVDGQLNLRDAARRDITLEQNGKSYKLNEKTAVLLARPRGWHLPEKHVTVDGDTLFGAFFDFGLYTFHNAAELLKRGSGPYFYLPKLESHLEARLWNDIFNYAEETLAIPHGSIKGTVLIETILATFEMDEILYELRDHSAGLNCGRWDYIFSYIKKFREQGDRVLPDRAKVSMAVPMMSNYSKLAIQTCHKRGAPSIGGMSAFIPVKNDEAANEKAFAQVRADKEREATNGHDGTWVAHPGMVQLATEVFDRIMPTPNQIGSGKQMDFKVTAADLLVPPEGTISEEGVRMNINVGIQYLAAWLRGSGAVPIHNLMEDAATAEISRAQLWQWRKQGVKLEDGRTLSHELFDELYADEAGKLGGDFADATKLFKEMSVRTPLADFLTLPGYEQLA is encoded by the coding sequence ATGAGCAACGCCGCCACCAGCAGCAACACCGCAGAAGGCTTGAAGTTCCTCGCCCCCGTCAGCGATCAGCAGCGCGAGGTGCTGACCCCGGAGGCGCTGGCCTTCGTGACCGAGCTGCACCGCCGCTTCGAGCCGCGCCGCCGCGAACTGATGCAGGCACGGGTGGACCGTCAGGCCCGTCTGGATGCCGGGGAACTGCCCGACTTCCTGCCCGAGACGCGTGAGATCCGCGAGGGTGACTGGAAGATTGCGCCGCTGCCGGGGGATTTGCAGGACCGCCGGGTGGAAATCACCGGGCCGGTGGACCGCAAAATGATCATCAACGCGCTGAACAGCGGCGCGCGCGTGTTCATGGCCGATTTTGAGGACGCCAGCAGCCCCACCTGGGACAACATGGTGGACGGCCAGCTCAACCTGCGCGACGCGGCCCGCCGGGACATCACGCTGGAGCAGAACGGCAAGTCCTACAAGCTGAACGAGAAGACGGCGGTGCTGCTGGCCCGCCCGCGCGGCTGGCACCTGCCCGAGAAGCACGTCACGGTGGACGGCGACACGCTGTTCGGCGCGTTCTTCGACTTTGGCCTCTACACCTTCCACAACGCGGCAGAACTGCTGAAGCGCGGCAGCGGCCCGTATTTCTACCTGCCCAAGCTGGAATCGCATCTGGAAGCCCGCCTCTGGAACGACATCTTCAACTACGCCGAGGAAACGCTTGCCATCCCGCACGGCAGCATCAAGGGCACGGTGCTGATCGAGACGATTCTGGCCACCTTCGAGATGGACGAGATTCTGTACGAGCTGCGCGACCACTCGGCAGGTCTGAACTGTGGGCGCTGGGACTACATCTTTTCCTACATCAAGAAGTTCCGCGAGCAGGGTGACCGGGTGCTGCCAGACCGCGCCAAGGTCAGCATGGCCGTGCCGATGATGAGCAACTACAGCAAACTGGCGATCCAGACCTGCCACAAGCGCGGCGCGCCCTCGATTGGCGGCATGAGCGCGTTTATCCCGGTCAAGAACGACGAGGCCGCCAACGAGAAGGCCTTCGCGCAGGTCCGCGCCGACAAGGAACGCGAGGCCACCAACGGCCATGACGGCACCTGGGTGGCCCACCCCGGCATGGTGCAACTCGCCACCGAAGTGTTTGACCGGATCATGCCCACCCCCAACCAGATTGGCAGCGGCAAGCAGATGGATTTCAAGGTGACGGCTGCCGATCTGCTCGTCCCGCCCGAAGGAACCATCAGCGAGGAAGGCGTCCGCATGAACATCAACGTGGGCATCCAGTACCTCGCGGCGTGGCTGCGCGGCAGCGGCGCGGTTCCCATCCACAACCTGATGGAAGACGCCGCCACCGCCGAGATCAGCCGGGCGCAACTGTGGCAGTGGCGCAAGCAGGGCGTGAAGCTGGAAGACGGACGCACCCTGAGCCACGAACTGTTCGACGAACTGTACGCCGACGAGGCCGGAAAACTGGGCGGCGACTTTGCAGACGCCACGAAACTGTTCAAGGAAATGTCCGTCCGCACCCCGCTGGCCGACTTCCTGACGCTGCCCGGCTACGAGCAGTTGGCGTAA